One region of Cyanobium sp. M30B3 genomic DNA includes:
- a CDS encoding response regulator transcription factor, translated as MTVSPPSAATGTAKDKETILVVDDEASIRRILETRLSMIGYHVVTACDGQEALEAFRSHHPDLVVLDVMMPRLDGYGVCQELRKESDVPIVMLTALGDVADRITGLELGADDYVVKPFSPKELEARIRCVLRRVEKDSVAGIPNSGVISVSDLRIDTNKRQVYRGDERIRLTGMEFSLLELLVSRSGEPFSRGEILKEVWGYTPERHVDTRVVDVHISRLRSKLEDDPANPELILTARGTGYLFQRIVDPVAPEGA; from the coding sequence ATGACGGTCTCCCCCCCCAGCGCTGCCACCGGCACTGCCAAGGACAAGGAAACGATCCTGGTCGTCGATGACGAGGCCAGCATCCGGCGGATCCTGGAAACCAGGCTGTCGATGATCGGCTACCACGTGGTCACGGCCTGTGACGGCCAGGAGGCGCTGGAGGCCTTCCGCAGCCACCATCCCGACCTGGTGGTGCTGGACGTGATGATGCCCCGCCTCGATGGCTACGGGGTGTGCCAGGAGCTGCGCAAGGAGTCGGACGTGCCGATCGTGATGCTCACGGCCCTGGGCGATGTGGCCGACCGCATCACCGGCCTGGAGCTCGGCGCCGACGACTACGTGGTGAAGCCCTTCAGCCCCAAGGAGCTGGAGGCCCGCATCCGCTGCGTGCTGCGGCGGGTGGAGAAGGACAGCGTGGCCGGCATCCCCAACTCCGGCGTGATCAGCGTCAGCGACCTGCGGATCGACACCAACAAGCGCCAGGTGTATCGGGGCGACGAGCGCATCCGCCTCACCGGCATGGAATTCAGCCTGCTGGAGCTGCTGGTGAGCCGCAGCGGCGAACCCTTCAGCCGCGGCGAAATTCTCAAGGAGGTGTGGGGCTACACCCCGGAGCGTCACGTGGACACCCGGGTGGTGGATGTCCACATCTCCCGCCTGCGCTCCAAACTGGAGGATGATCCGGCCAACCCCGAGCTGATCCTCACGGCTCGCGGCACCGGCTATCTGTTCCAACGCATCGTCGACCCCGTTGCCCCCGAAGGAGCCTGA